One Fusobacterium russii ATCC 25533 genomic region harbors:
- a CDS encoding iron-containing alcohol dehydrogenase: MIKNFVYQNPTKLIFGKGKIKSLAKEISKYGKKVLLVYGGGSIKRNGIYDQIQEELKEFDIFELGGVEPNPRVSTARKAIEIIKENDIDFILAVGGGSTIDCTKLISVGTFYEGDAWDIVIAKHKPKKALPFGVVLTLAATGSEMNSGSVITNLDTGEKLGWGSPLVYPKFSILDPEYTFTVPRNQTVNGIVDSMSHLLEQYFNREHNPLLDTFIEGAIKTIMKYGPIALENPNDYEARSVLMLSATIALNDSLDLGVIGDWGTHRIEHAVSAVYDIPHGEGLAIIMPNWILHILDKDMARVKDFAVNIMGIEKDKKSDREIAKEGALALQAFWKKIGAPTRLSEVKVKESSLDEIADLAIKQDIGYAYPLTREEVYNILKAAY, translated from the coding sequence ATGATAAAAAATTTCGTATATCAAAATCCAACAAAGTTAATTTTTGGAAAGGGGAAAATTAAGTCTTTAGCAAAAGAAATATCGAAATACGGGAAAAAAGTTCTGCTTGTCTATGGTGGTGGAAGCATAAAAAGAAATGGAATATATGACCAAATTCAAGAGGAATTAAAAGAATTTGATATATTTGAACTTGGAGGAGTCGAGCCAAATCCAAGAGTATCAACAGCCAGAAAAGCAATAGAAATTATAAAAGAAAACGATATAGATTTTATTTTAGCTGTTGGTGGTGGCAGTACAATAGACTGTACAAAATTAATTTCAGTGGGAACTTTTTATGAGGGAGATGCTTGGGATATAGTTATAGCTAAACATAAACCTAAAAAAGCATTGCCGTTCGGAGTAGTTTTAACTCTTGCAGCAACAGGTTCGGAAATGAATTCAGGAAGTGTTATAACCAATTTAGATACAGGGGAGAAGCTTGGCTGGGGAAGTCCATTGGTTTATCCTAAATTCTCTATTTTAGATCCAGAGTATACATTCACAGTTCCGAGAAATCAAACAGTAAATGGAATAGTTGACTCTATGAGTCATCTACTTGAACAATATTTTAATAGGGAACACAATCCTTTGCTTGATACTTTTATAGAGGGGGCTATTAAAACTATTATGAAATATGGTCCTATAGCCTTAGAAAATCCAAATGATTATGAGGCACGTTCTGTACTTATGTTATCTGCAACAATTGCATTAAACGACTCATTGGATTTAGGAGTTATTGGAGATTGGGGGACACATAGAATAGAACATGCTGTCAGTGCAGTTTATGATATTCCACATGGAGAAGGACTTGCAATAATAATGCCAAACTGGATTTTACATATCTTAGATAAAGATATGGCAAGAGTAAAAGATTTTGCTGTTAACATTATGGGAATAGAAAAAGATAAAAAATCTGATAGAGAAATTGCAAAAGAAGGAGCTTTAGCACTACAAGCTTTCTGGAAAAAAATAGGTGCTCCAACAAGGCTGAGTGAAGTGAAAGTAAAAGAAAGCAGTTTAGATGAAATTGCTGATTTAGCAATCAAACAGGATATAGGTTATGCTTATCCGTTAACTAGAGAAGAAGTCTACAATATATTGAAAGCTGCATATTAA